In Mytilus edulis chromosome 7, xbMytEdul2.2, whole genome shotgun sequence, a single genomic region encodes these proteins:
- the LOC139483206 gene encoding uncharacterized protein, with the protein MDKKLPFYIIVLLDAKSAFDVVVLKMLLRKVYISGTDPSSWLLIDEIHKNTESRIKWSTEISVLLGVKQGGLLSADLYKVYIEDLLNTFENTTSGCEVGETLINAVACADDVAIVSENPHESQYLVNIAAQYSEDHHYLLQPQKSVVIQVQPSNRKKSEDPVRIFINNNAMPISDKSPHLGILRSTTSQKTQDATVEQNITKSRRAAYSLMSAGMHGENGLDPNTAIQLFKTFVQPILTYGLEVILPTSKNLLKLETFQKKILKQILSVPISAPDPSVYIMSGIVPIEAQIDQKSLNLFNNICNQNEDHLEKKIARRLLIAKNQESNSWFIAIKRVLFKYDIQSPIILLNDPPTKYSWKKSVRLAIDHYWKNALIQKSCTYKSLKYLGTSNISPGKCHTLLSIGNTSDPTREAVRISVKLKFITDTYILQSHRSRYNLNETPTCKLCDTDIEDRSHFLLTCKILQCIRERYLNQIDEIISDFLNFRMRDIPTDDQLQIILDCTVLLSRYTSDNTVLQRIEDLSRQLIYALHVARYRTLDIKKR; encoded by the coding sequence ATGGACAAAAAATTACCTTTCTATATTATAGTACTATTGGATGCAAAGTCAGCTTTTGATGTTGTTGTTCTAAAAATGTTGTTAAGAAAAGTATATATATCAGGCACTGATCCATCATCTTGGCTACTGATTGATGAAATCCATAAGAACACAGAATCTCGAATAAAATGGTCAACCGAAATCTCAGTTCTACTAGGAGTTAAACAAGGAGGTTTATTGAGCGCAGATCTATATAAGGTATATATCGAAGATCTTCttaatacatttgaaaatactaCATCTGGATGTGAGGTAGGTGAAACGCTAATTAATGCAGTAGCATGTGCTGACGACGTAGCAATTGTTAGTGAAAACCCACATGAATCACAATACCTTGTGAATATTGCTGCACAATACAGTGAAGACCATCATTATCTCTTACAGCCACAAAAAAGCGTAGTTATACAAGTACAACCCTCAAACCGGAAAAAATCTGAGGATCCAGTaagaatatttataaacaacaatgcaatgccaatttcaGATAAATCTCCACACTTGGGCATTTTAAGATCAACAACCAGTCAAAAAACACAAGATGCTACCGTTGAACAGAACATCACCAAATCAAGAAGAGCCGCGTACAGCTTAATGTCAGCCGGTATGCATGGAGAAAATGGACTTGATCCTAATACTGCTATTCAACTATTCAAAACCTTCGTACAACCCATCTTAACCTATGGTCTCGAAGTCATACTACCAACTTCAAAAAACCTACTTAAATTGGAAACATTTcagaagaaaatattaaaacaaattttatccgTTCCTATATCAGCTCCTGATCCTAGTGTTTACATCATGTCTGGCATTGTACCTATAGAAGCTCAAATTGATCAAAAATCATTAAATTTATTCAACAACATCTGTAACCAAAATGAAGAtcatttagaaaagaaaatagctAGGAGGCTATTAATAGCAAAAAATCAAGAAAGTAATAGCTGGTTCATAGCGATCAAGAGGGTACTATTCAAATACGATATACAATCACCAATCATACTTCTAAACGACCCACCAACAAAATATTCTTGGAAGAAATCCGTTCGTTTAGCAATTGACCATTACTGGAAAAATGCATTAATACAAAAGAGCTGTACTTATAAATCGCTGAAATATCTTGGGACCTCGAACATTTCACCGGGAAAATGCCATACATTATTATCCATTGGAAATACAAGTGACCCAACTAGAGAAGCTGTCCGAATATCTGTGAAACTAAAGTTTATTACTGATACGTACATTTTACAATCTCATAGATCAAGATATAATCTAAATGAAACTcctacttgtaaattatgtgaTACAGATATCGAAGATCGTTCTCATTTTTTGCTTACATGTAAAATACTCCAATGCATTAGAGAAAGATATCTTAACCAAATCGATGAAATTATCTCTGATTTCTTGAACTTTAGAATGAGGGACATACCAACTGATGACCAACTACAAATTATCTTGGACTGCACCGTGTTACTTTCTCGGTATACAAGTGATAATACAGTACTTCAAAGGATAGAAGATTTATCAAGACAGTTGATTTATGCTCTTCACGTTGCTAGGTATAGAACGTTGGACATTAAGAAGAGATAA
- the LOC139481755 gene encoding uncharacterized protein: MAPKPKIRHVDLAAFCLTIMATIVQLVGFGIPNWWTFEYFDGRTLIIGILKSDGCDQFTRCDKTFVDVDNGTEWLFMTRIFELFGVILCLLSTIVHIAFFPTRNFDIRSVAIYALAAASIFILAGSIIFAVMHTKLVTTVNENKGQQTTGPGFGLCIFSGLLAMAAAIVTGAVTVRKGEDYYIINAV, encoded by the exons ATGGCACCAAAACCAAAGATCAGACACGTAGATTTAGCAGCTTTTTGTTTGACCATTATGGCTACAATAGTACAATTAGTGGGATTTGGTATTCCGAATTGGTGGACATTCGAATATTTTGACGGAAGGACATTAATAATTGGAATACTAAAGTCAGACGGGTGCGACCAGTTCACAAGATGTGACAAAACTTTTGTTGACGTTGATAATGGTACAG aatgGTTGTTCATGACAAGGATCTTTGAATTGTTTGGAGTGATACTTTGTTTGTTATCTACCATTGTTCACATAGCATTTTTTCCAACCAGAAACTTCGACATTCGGTCTGTAGCCATATATGCACTTGCTGCTGCTA GTATTTTCATATTAGCTGGTTCTATCATTTTTGCTGTGATGCATACCAAACTTGTAACTactgtaaatgaaaataaaggtCAACAAACAACAGGTCCTGGATTTGGACTTTGCATCTTTTCGGGACTACTGGCTATGGCAGCGGCTATTGTCACAGGAGCAGTCACCGTACGAAAAGGCGAAGACTATTATATTATTAATGCTGTTTAG